A single window of Flavobacterium sp. 140616W15 DNA harbors:
- a CDS encoding quinone oxidoreductase — translation MKALTFSTFGNSDVLEYIDIPDPQLKHDEILVEMKAIGLNFADVYRRKGNYHLKGNPPFIAGYEGSGIVINTNNHSEFKIGDRIAFADVPFANAELVAVNVNHVIPLPEAIDFETGASILLQGLTAHYLAKDSHKTLKGETVIIHAVAGGVGQFLTQISKLLGATIIGLTSSSDKAKIAIEQGADYVFLYNDNWKTSIFKVAPNGADVVYDSIGSTLNDSFEVTKNCGQVVFFGMAGGDPEPVDPRMLMDTSKTLTGGDLWSYLTTKEERIKRVNQLFTWIIEGKISLATPTSFKLSEGKQAHDYLESRKSTGKIILIP, via the coding sequence ATGAAAGCATTAACTTTTTCCACATTTGGCAATTCCGATGTACTCGAATACATTGATATCCCTGATCCGCAATTAAAACACGACGAAATTTTAGTCGAAATGAAAGCCATTGGATTAAATTTTGCAGATGTATATCGTCGAAAAGGAAACTATCACCTTAAAGGAAATCCTCCTTTTATAGCTGGTTACGAAGGTTCTGGAATCGTAATAAACACAAACAACCACTCCGAGTTCAAAATTGGAGACAGAATTGCCTTTGCTGATGTTCCTTTTGCAAATGCAGAACTCGTTGCCGTTAATGTAAATCATGTAATTCCGCTACCAGAAGCAATCGATTTTGAAACAGGAGCTTCTATTTTACTACAAGGATTAACTGCGCATTACCTTGCAAAAGATAGTCACAAAACATTAAAAGGAGAAACTGTTATTATTCATGCTGTTGCCGGAGGAGTAGGACAATTCCTTACACAAATAAGCAAACTTTTGGGCGCAACCATAATTGGGTTAACCTCATCATCAGATAAAGCTAAAATCGCTATCGAGCAAGGAGCCGATTATGTATTCTTATACAATGATAACTGGAAAACATCAATTTTTAAAGTAGCACCAAATGGTGCCGATGTTGTTTACGATAGCATTGGCAGTACCTTAAATGATAGTTTCGAAGTAACCAAAAATTGTGGTCAAGTCGTATTTTTCGGAATGGCTGGTGGTGATCCTGAGCCAGTTGATCCAAGAATGCTTATGGATACTTCTAAAACATTAACTGGTGGCGATTTATGGAGTTATCTAACCACAAAAGAAGAAAGGATTAAAAGAGTCAATCAGCTATTTACATGGATTATCGAAGGAAAAATTTCTCTTGCCACACCCACTTCTTTTAAATTATCCGAAGGAAAACAAGCACATGATTATTTAGAAAGCCGAAAAAGCACAGGGAAAATAATTTTGATTCCGTAA
- a CDS encoding type I phosphomannose isomerase catalytic subunit, with the protein MDLKLYPLQFEPILKDRIWGGEKLKTVLNKPITSKITGESWELSTVEGDVSIVENGSLKGKTLTGIIEELPNEILGTKVYKRFGKQFPLLFKYLDAREDLSIQVHPNDELAKERHNSFGKTEMWYIMQADADARIIVGFKENSSKEEYLENLNNNSLVSILDDVKVKQGDVFFLETGTVHAIGAGLVVAEIQQTSDITYRLYDFDRVDAKGNKRELHVDLALDAINYNKVDTYKKYDKELNKSNGVVDCSYFTTNFIPLEGQVEVCKNKESFTVYMCVEGSFCIEYNGEKFIYVKGDTVLIPATMNAFILNGKASILEIYIS; encoded by the coding sequence ATGGATCTAAAATTATATCCCTTGCAATTCGAACCAATCTTGAAAGACAGAATTTGGGGAGGAGAAAAATTAAAAACTGTATTAAATAAGCCAATTACGTCTAAGATTACTGGCGAAAGCTGGGAATTATCTACTGTAGAAGGGGACGTAAGTATTGTTGAAAACGGAAGTTTGAAAGGAAAGACACTTACTGGTATAATAGAAGAATTGCCAAATGAAATTTTGGGAACAAAAGTTTACAAACGATTTGGAAAACAATTTCCATTACTTTTTAAATATCTTGATGCTCGCGAAGATCTTTCGATACAGGTACATCCTAATGATGAACTAGCCAAAGAACGACATAATTCTTTTGGTAAGACAGAAATGTGGTATATTATGCAGGCTGATGCCGATGCAAGGATTATTGTAGGTTTTAAGGAAAATTCAAGTAAAGAGGAATATCTTGAAAATCTAAATAACAATTCGCTAGTTTCTATTCTTGATGATGTAAAAGTTAAACAAGGAGATGTTTTTTTTCTGGAAACAGGTACAGTTCATGCGATAGGAGCAGGACTGGTAGTTGCAGAAATTCAACAAACATCAGATATTACGTATCGTTTGTATGATTTTGATAGAGTAGATGCAAAAGGAAATAAAAGAGAATTGCATGTAGATTTGGCGTTGGATGCTATTAATTATAATAAAGTAGATACGTATAAGAAATATGATAAAGAGCTAAACAAATCTAATGGAGTAGTTGATTGTTCTTATTTCACTACAAATTTTATACCGTTAGAAGGTCAGGTTGAGGTATGTAAAAACAAAGAGAGCTTTACTGTGTATATGTGTGTTGAAGGATCTTTTTGTATAGAATATAATGGAGAAAAATTTATATACGTAAAAGGAGATACTGTGTTAATTCCTGCTACTATGAATGCATTCATTCTCAATGGAAAAGCTTCAATTTTAGAAATTTACATTTCATAG
- a CDS encoding aminopeptidase P family protein, whose translation MKHLFLSLLFLLFFNQNNAQENIPTDYLSKEFHKDRREAFRNLMPLNSVAIIFSYPERKFSRDINYNFHQNPDLYYLSGYKEPDAVLLLFKETQGSGDTAYNEVFFVREKNTAHEMWTGRRLGINGTKSKLGFKAVYNGKDFKDFDIDFKKFDKLIYDKIPTDIGKDSSGFDLFGLLQTFKTKAAITNEDVNSLLLFENITATLREIKTPEEIDLMRKSVKLSCIAHNEVMKAITADMSENEADGIHAYIHRKYGAEGEGYPPIVGAGANGCILHYGENNSTKIDNQLLLMDVGSEYHGYSADVTRTIPANGKFTEEQKAIYQLVYDAQEEIFKICKEGTPLADLNIKAKEVLAKGLLKLGIINDLKEVNIYYPHGCSHFLGLDVHDKGNYKGPTSLLKENMVITVEPGIYIPANSKCDKKWWNIGVRIEDDILIKKDSYENLSIDSPRKWQDIEKLASQKSKFNEFNLPKL comes from the coding sequence ATGAAACACCTATTCCTATCTCTTTTATTCTTATTGTTTTTCAACCAAAATAATGCGCAAGAAAACATACCTACAGATTATCTTTCGAAAGAATTTCACAAAGACAGAAGAGAAGCTTTTAGAAATTTGATGCCCTTAAATTCTGTCGCAATAATTTTTTCGTATCCCGAAAGAAAATTCTCAAGAGATATTAATTATAATTTTCATCAAAATCCTGATTTATATTACCTAAGTGGTTACAAAGAACCAGATGCGGTTTTATTATTATTTAAGGAGACACAAGGAAGCGGTGATACTGCTTATAATGAAGTGTTTTTTGTTAGAGAAAAAAATACTGCCCATGAAATGTGGACAGGAAGACGTTTGGGCATAAATGGAACAAAATCTAAATTAGGATTTAAGGCAGTTTACAACGGAAAAGACTTCAAAGATTTTGATATTGATTTTAAAAAATTTGACAAACTCATTTATGATAAAATCCCAACCGACATTGGCAAAGACTCAAGTGGTTTCGACCTTTTTGGATTATTACAAACATTTAAGACAAAAGCTGCAATTACAAATGAAGATGTCAATTCTTTACTATTATTTGAAAACATCACAGCAACACTACGAGAAATAAAAACCCCTGAAGAGATTGATTTAATGCGTAAATCAGTTAAACTTTCCTGCATTGCACATAATGAAGTCATGAAAGCTATTACTGCTGATATGAGTGAAAATGAAGCCGATGGTATTCACGCTTATATTCACAGAAAGTATGGAGCAGAAGGAGAAGGCTACCCACCAATTGTGGGTGCTGGAGCCAATGGATGTATCTTGCATTATGGCGAAAATAATAGCACAAAAATAGACAATCAATTATTATTAATGGATGTAGGTTCAGAATACCATGGTTACTCTGCTGATGTAACTCGAACCATTCCCGCAAACGGAAAATTCACAGAAGAACAGAAAGCCATTTATCAATTGGTATATGATGCACAAGAAGAAATTTTTAAAATCTGCAAAGAAGGAACCCCACTTGCAGATTTAAACATCAAGGCCAAAGAAGTTTTAGCCAAAGGACTACTTAAACTAGGAATCATCAATGATTTAAAAGAAGTAAACATCTACTACCCTCACGGATGTTCCCATTTTCTTGGCCTAGACGTTCACGATAAAGGAAATTACAAAGGCCCAACAAGCTTGCTTAAAGAAAACATGGTTATTACAGTTGAACCAGGAATTTACATTCCAGCAAATAGCAAATGCGATAAAAAATGGTGGAATATAGGCGTACGTATCGAAGATGATATTCTCATAAAAAAAGACTCCTACGAAAACTTATCTATCGATTCTCCTAGAAAATGGCAAGATATTGAGAAACTAGCTTCTCAAAAAAGCAAATTCAATGAATTCAATCTACCTAAACTATAA
- a CDS encoding SIS domain-containing protein produces the protein MITKENILAIAKKTILSESEAIAKLINFLDENFTQAVQQIYETKGRLVVTGIGKSAIIAQKMVATFNSTGTPSLFLHAAEAIHGDLGMIQNKDVIICISKSGNSPEIKVLVPLLKRFGNTLIAITGNTTSFLAKGSDHVLNTTVEMEACPINLAPTNSTTAQLVMGDALAVCLMEMRDFKPEDFAVYHPGGALGKKLLLRVKDMIEHSLKPAVAPDSPIKKVIFEISEKRLGVTAVVENDKIIGIITDGDIRRMLNDRDTFADLTAIDIMTKNPKMVSSDTMAVDALNILEDFSITQLIVSDNGEYKGVLHLHDILKEGIV, from the coding sequence TTGATAACAAAAGAAAATATATTAGCTATTGCTAAAAAAACAATACTATCTGAAAGTGAAGCAATTGCAAAGCTAATAAATTTTTTAGATGAAAATTTCACTCAAGCTGTTCAACAGATATACGAAACAAAAGGTCGATTAGTAGTCACCGGAATAGGAAAAAGTGCAATAATTGCACAAAAAATGGTTGCTACTTTCAACTCTACTGGAACACCTTCATTATTTCTTCATGCCGCTGAAGCAATTCATGGTGACTTAGGAATGATTCAGAATAAAGACGTAATCATTTGCATCTCTAAAAGCGGTAACAGTCCAGAAATCAAAGTTTTAGTTCCGTTATTAAAACGTTTTGGTAATACACTAATTGCTATTACAGGAAACACAACTTCTTTTTTAGCAAAAGGCAGTGATCATGTCTTAAACACTACTGTTGAGATGGAAGCTTGCCCGATAAACCTAGCTCCAACCAATAGCACTACTGCTCAACTGGTAATGGGAGATGCTCTTGCGGTTTGTTTGATGGAAATGCGTGATTTTAAACCAGAAGACTTTGCTGTTTATCATCCAGGAGGCGCATTAGGGAAAAAACTTTTACTTCGTGTAAAAGACATGATTGAACATTCGTTAAAACCTGCTGTTGCCCCCGATTCTCCAATCAAAAAAGTTATATTTGAAATATCAGAAAAACGACTAGGCGTAACTGCTGTTGTAGAAAATGATAAAATAATCGGAATTATCACTGATGGTGATATCCGAAGAATGCTAAACGACAGAGATACTTTTGCCGATTTAACCGCAATAGACATTATGACTAAAAATCCAAAAATGGTATCATCAGATACAATGGCTGTCGACGCATTGAACATATTAGAAGATTTCTCAATTACGCAACTAATTGTTTCTGACAACGGAGAATACAAAGGCGTATTACACTTACATGACATTTTAAAAGAAGGAATCGTATAA
- the idi gene encoding isopentenyl-diphosphate Delta-isomerase, whose protein sequence is MIEENVILVNQNDEQIGLMPKMEAHEKAVLHRAFSVFVLNDNNEIMLQQRAHHKYHSPLLWTNTCCSHQREGETNIEAGSRRLFEEMGFKTPLKELFHFIYKAPFDNGLTEHELDHVMIGCYNGMPTINPEEVEAWKWMKIEDVKTDMQLHPEIYTVWFKIIFDEFYYFLEDHKI, encoded by the coding sequence ATGATAGAAGAAAACGTAATATTAGTTAATCAAAATGATGAGCAAATAGGCTTGATGCCAAAAATGGAAGCTCATGAAAAAGCGGTTCTGCATCGTGCATTTTCAGTTTTTGTTTTAAATGATAATAATGAAATCATGTTACAGCAACGTGCGCATCATAAATATCATTCTCCGTTACTTTGGACTAATACATGTTGTAGTCATCAGCGAGAGGGTGAAACTAATATCGAAGCAGGAAGTCGAAGATTGTTTGAAGAAATGGGGTTTAAAACGCCACTTAAAGAACTTTTTCATTTTATATACAAAGCTCCTTTTGATAACGGATTGACAGAACATGAATTGGATCACGTTATGATTGGATGTTATAATGGAATGCCTACTATAAATCCAGAAGAAGTAGAAGCTTGGAAATGGATGAAAATAGAAGATGTAAAAACAGATATGCAATTACATCCTGAAATTTACACTGTTTGGTTCAAAATAATTTTTGACGAGTTTTATTATTTTCTAGAAGACCATAAAATTTAA
- a CDS encoding NAD(P)/FAD-dependent oxidoreductase — translation MPRELLLQVSPEIAANELLLKEHLSKQIKVSPKEIQHVSILKRSIDARQKAIKINLKVMIYLQDEVFKPVKFEIPDYKNVSGAQEVIVVGAGPAGLFAALQLIELGLKPIVLERGKDVRGRRRDLKAINTEHFVNEDSNYCFGEGGAGTYSDGKLYTRSKKRGDVTRILELFVAFGASEDILIEAHPHIGTNKLPKIIQDIREKIIEYGGQVLFETRVTDILLKNNEVQGVVTQNGDTINANKLILATGHSARDIFELLDRKKIFIEAKPFALGVRAEHPQSLIDSIQYSCDYRGEHLPPAPYSIVKQVGGRGMYSFCMCPGGVIAPCATSPGEVVTNGWSPSKRDQATANSGIVIELKLEDFKPFAKFGALAGMEFQKSIEQKAWHLAGETQKVPAQRMVDFTQNKVSSDIPKTSYVPGTTSVEMGQVFPGFLSQILREGFSEFGKSMRGYLTNEAILHAPESRTSSPVRIPRDPLTYEHLQIKGLYPCGEGAGYAGGIISAAIDGEKCALMIAEALK, via the coding sequence ATGCCAAGAGAACTTTTACTTCAAGTATCGCCCGAAATAGCCGCAAACGAGTTGTTGCTAAAAGAACATTTGTCGAAACAAATTAAGGTTTCTCCAAAGGAAATTCAACATGTATCTATTTTAAAGCGTTCGATTGATGCCCGACAGAAAGCAATAAAAATCAATCTGAAAGTGATGATTTATTTGCAAGATGAAGTTTTTAAGCCAGTTAAATTTGAAATTCCAGATTACAAAAATGTATCGGGAGCACAAGAAGTAATTGTTGTGGGAGCAGGTCCTGCGGGTCTTTTTGCAGCTTTACAATTAATAGAATTAGGATTGAAACCAATTGTACTTGAAAGAGGAAAAGATGTTCGTGGTCGTCGAAGAGATTTAAAAGCAATAAACACAGAGCATTTTGTAAATGAAGATTCTAATTATTGTTTTGGAGAAGGTGGGGCAGGAACATACTCAGATGGTAAATTATATACTCGTTCAAAAAAACGTGGAGATGTAACAAGGATTCTTGAGTTATTTGTGGCTTTTGGTGCTTCTGAAGATATTTTGATAGAAGCGCATCCGCATATTGGAACTAATAAGTTGCCAAAGATTATTCAGGATATTAGAGAGAAAATTATTGAATATGGAGGTCAGGTTTTATTTGAAACCCGAGTGACTGATATTCTTTTGAAAAATAACGAAGTTCAAGGAGTTGTAACTCAAAATGGAGATACGATAAATGCTAATAAGTTAATATTAGCAACGGGGCATTCTGCTCGTGATATTTTTGAACTATTAGATAGAAAGAAAATTTTTATTGAGGCTAAACCTTTTGCCTTGGGTGTAAGAGCCGAGCATCCTCAATCTTTAATAGATAGTATACAATATAGTTGTGATTACCGTGGAGAGCATTTGCCGCCAGCGCCATATTCTATAGTGAAACAAGTGGGAGGGAGAGGGATGTATTCATTTTGTATGTGTCCAGGTGGTGTAATTGCTCCTTGTGCTACAAGTCCTGGTGAAGTAGTTACCAATGGTTGGTCTCCTTCTAAAAGAGATCAGGCTACGGCTAATTCTGGAATTGTAATCGAATTAAAATTAGAAGATTTTAAGCCGTTTGCTAAATTCGGAGCTTTGGCTGGAATGGAATTTCAAAAAAGTATTGAACAGAAAGCTTGGCATTTGGCGGGAGAAACTCAAAAAGTTCCGGCACAACGTATGGTTGATTTTACTCAAAATAAAGTTTCATCGGATATTCCTAAAACATCTTATGTTCCTGGAACTACTTCGGTAGAAATGGGACAGGTTTTTCCAGGTTTCTTATCTCAAATATTACGTGAAGGTTTTTCTGAATTTGGTAAATCAATGCGTGGTTATTTAACCAATGAAGCAATACTTCATGCGCCAGAAAGCAGAACATCTTCACCAGTAAGAATTCCGAGAGATCCATTAACTTATGAGCATTTACAGATAAAAGGGTTGTATCCTTGCGGTGAAGGAGCTGGATATGCTGGCGGAATTATATCGGCAGCTATCGATGGAGAAAAATGTGCTTTGATGATTGCCGAAGCTTTAAAATAA
- the msrB gene encoding peptide-methionine (R)-S-oxide reductase MsrB, producing the protein MKTRARFLSLLFLLPLFIFKACGQNKKEQYTSTKNNPMENKISKPDNPYYSNTDTTKLNLTDAQWKKVLPNDVYEVMRQADTERPFTGKYWNTDEKGTYYCAACGNKLFRSGAKFSSSCGWPSFFEQENKKSTIYKQDNSLGMERTEVLCGRCGGHLGHLFDDGPAPTGKRYCMNSIALDFIPDNK; encoded by the coding sequence ATGAAAACAAGAGCCCGCTTTTTAAGCTTATTATTTTTGCTTCCGCTGTTTATCTTTAAAGCCTGTGGACAAAATAAAAAAGAACAATATACATCAACAAAAAATAATCCTATGGAAAATAAAATCAGTAAACCTGATAATCCATATTACTCGAATACCGACACTACAAAACTAAATCTTACAGATGCTCAATGGAAAAAGGTATTACCTAATGATGTTTACGAAGTAATGAGACAGGCCGATACTGAGAGACCTTTTACTGGAAAATACTGGAACACTGATGAAAAAGGAACCTATTATTGCGCAGCCTGCGGAAATAAACTTTTTAGATCTGGCGCCAAATTTTCAAGTAGTTGCGGATGGCCAAGCTTTTTTGAGCAAGAAAACAAAAAAAGTACTATTTACAAACAAGACAACTCACTAGGTATGGAAAGAACTGAGGTTCTTTGTGGTAGATGTGGTGGCCATTTAGGTCATTTATTTGATGATGGACCTGCTCCTACTGGAAAAAGATACTGCATGAATTCAATTGCACTTGACTTTATACCTGATAATAAATAA
- the recQ gene encoding DNA helicase RecQ, translating to MNSNEIEIHKELKKYFGFSQFKGLQEEVIKSILNKKNTFVIMPTGGGKSLCYQLPALIQEGTAIVVSPLIALMKNQVDAIRSLSSENGIAHVLNSSLTKTEIAQVKKDITSGLTKLLYVAPESLTKEEYVQFLQNVPISFVAIDEAHCISEWGHDFRPEYRNLKHIIKQLGDVPIIGLTATATPKVQEDILKNLDMSDANTFKASFNRPNLYYEVRTKTKNIESDIIRFIKQHKGKSGIIYCLSRKKVEAIAEVLQVNGISAVPYHAGLDAKTRAKHQDMFLMEDVDVVVATIAFGMGIDKPDVRFVIHHDIPKSLESYYQETGRAGRDGGEGHCLAYYSYKDVEKLEKFMSGKPVAEQEIGFALLQEVVAYAETSMSRRKFLLHYFGEEFDSETGEGADMDDNVRNPKTKIEAKDQVVKLLEIVRDTKHIYKSKEIVFTLIGRVNAVIKAHRTDSQSYFGSGSDHDEKYWMALLRQVLVAGYLSKDIETYGIIKITKAGLDFIKKPVSFMMSEDHEYNESEDEAIVTASKSGGTADEVLMGMLRELRKKVAKKLGVPPFVVFQDPSLEDMALKYPISIAELYNIHGVGEGKAKKYGGDFVALINRYVEENDIIRPDDLVVKSTGVNSVNKLYIIQNIDRKLSLNDIASAKGLSMDALIKEMEQIVYSGTKLNIKYWVDDMLDDDQQEEIHEYFMESESDKIEDALKEFDGEYDIDELRLMRIKFISEVAN from the coding sequence ATGAATTCAAACGAAATTGAAATACATAAAGAATTAAAGAAGTATTTCGGCTTTAGCCAATTTAAGGGATTGCAAGAAGAGGTTATAAAAAGTATACTCAATAAAAAAAATACTTTTGTCATTATGCCCACTGGGGGAGGAAAATCGCTCTGCTACCAATTGCCCGCTTTAATTCAGGAAGGAACAGCAATAGTTGTATCTCCTTTAATTGCTTTGATGAAAAATCAAGTAGACGCTATTCGGAGTCTCTCTTCAGAAAACGGAATCGCTCACGTTCTGAATTCTTCACTTACCAAAACAGAAATTGCTCAAGTAAAAAAGGACATTACTTCTGGTTTGACAAAATTGTTATATGTTGCCCCCGAATCATTAACCAAAGAAGAATATGTTCAGTTTCTTCAAAATGTACCTATTTCATTTGTCGCTATCGATGAAGCGCATTGTATTTCAGAATGGGGACATGATTTTAGACCTGAATACAGAAATCTAAAACATATTATTAAACAGTTGGGTGATGTGCCAATTATTGGTCTTACTGCAACTGCTACACCGAAAGTTCAAGAAGATATTTTAAAAAATCTTGACATGTCCGACGCTAATACTTTCAAGGCGTCGTTTAACAGACCAAACTTATATTACGAAGTTCGTACGAAAACTAAAAATATAGAATCGGATATTATTCGTTTTATAAAACAACACAAAGGAAAATCCGGAATTATATATTGCTTAAGCCGTAAAAAAGTAGAAGCAATTGCAGAGGTTTTGCAAGTAAATGGAATTAGTGCAGTTCCTTACCATGCAGGATTGGATGCAAAAACAAGAGCAAAACATCAAGATATGTTCCTTATGGAAGATGTAGATGTTGTAGTAGCAACTATTGCTTTCGGAATGGGAATCGATAAACCCGATGTGCGTTTTGTAATACATCACGATATTCCAAAATCACTCGAAAGTTATTACCAAGAAACAGGTCGTGCAGGACGAGATGGAGGTGAAGGACATTGCTTGGCATATTACTCCTATAAAGATGTAGAGAAATTAGAGAAATTCATGTCAGGAAAACCAGTTGCTGAACAAGAAATTGGATTTGCCTTGTTGCAAGAAGTTGTGGCTTACGCCGAAACATCGATGTCACGAAGAAAGTTCCTACTTCATTATTTTGGAGAAGAATTCGACAGCGAAACAGGAGAAGGAGCTGATATGGACGATAATGTTCGTAATCCGAAAACCAAAATCGAAGCCAAAGATCAAGTGGTGAAATTATTGGAAATTGTACGTGATACAAAACATATTTATAAATCTAAAGAAATAGTATTTACATTAATAGGACGTGTAAATGCAGTAATTAAAGCACACAGAACTGATTCGCAATCTTATTTCGGGTCAGGTTCAGATCATGACGAAAAATACTGGATGGCATTACTTCGTCAAGTATTAGTAGCAGGCTATTTGTCAAAAGATATAGAAACCTACGGAATCATAAAAATCACCAAGGCAGGATTGGATTTTATTAAAAAACCAGTTTCGTTTATGATGTCAGAAGATCATGAATATAATGAAAGTGAAGATGAAGCTATAGTAACGGCATCAAAATCAGGAGGTACTGCCGATGAAGTTTTGATGGGGATGTTACGAGAACTACGAAAAAAAGTTGCTAAGAAATTAGGTGTTCCTCCATTTGTGGTTTTTCAAGATCCTTCACTCGAGGATATGGCTTTAAAATATCCAATCTCTATTGCCGAATTGTATAATATTCATGGAGTAGGTGAAGGAAAAGCAAAAAAATATGGAGGAGATTTTGTAGCCTTAATAAATAGGTATGTTGAAGAAAACGATATTATTCGTCCCGATGACTTGGTTGTAAAATCTACAGGAGTTAATTCTGTAAATAAATTATACATTATTCAGAACATCGACCGAAAATTATCACTTAATGATATTGCTTCAGCAAAAGGACTTTCGATGGATGCCTTGATTAAAGAAATGGAGCAAATTGTATATTCAGGAACAAAACTTAATATAAAATATTGGGTAGATGATATGCTTGATGACGATCAGCAAGAAGAAATTCACGAATACTTTATGGAATCAGAATCAGATAAAATAGAAGATGCTCTTAAAGAATTTGATGGAGAATATGATATCGATGAATTACGCCTAATGCGAATAAAATTTATTAGTGAAGTAGCTAATTAA
- a CDS encoding peroxiredoxin: MSLKVGDIIPNFTAKDANGEVFESKDVLGRKPLVIYFYPKDNTPGCTTEACSFRDQYEDFVALGAEVIGISSDSVDSHQKFSHKHHLPFVLLSDADKRIRTLFGVPSGLLGLLPGRVTYVVDKNGVIILIYDSMVAAKHIPKALEAIKELVS, encoded by the coding sequence ATGTCATTAAAAGTAGGAGATATTATCCCGAATTTTACAGCTAAAGATGCTAATGGAGAAGTGTTTGAAAGTAAAGATGTGCTTGGTCGTAAACCTTTGGTTATTTATTTTTATCCTAAAGATAATACGCCAGGCTGTACAACAGAAGCCTGTAGTTTTAGAGATCAATATGAAGACTTTGTAGCTTTAGGAGCCGAAGTAATAGGTATCAGTAGTGATAGTGTTGATTCTCATCAAAAATTTTCTCATAAACACCATTTGCCATTTGTACTTCTTTCAGATGCAGATAAAAGAATAAGAACTCTTTTTGGAGTTCCTTCTGGACTACTTGGATTATTACCAGGAAGAGTAACTTATGTTGTCGATAAAAATGGAGTTATAATCCTGATCTATGATAGTATGGTTGCTGCCAAGCATATTCCTAAAGCGCTTGAAGCAATTAAAGAATTAGTATCATAA
- the msrA gene encoding peptide-methionine (S)-S-oxide reductase MsrA yields MKNTILISLLILSFNSFGQTKKQSNYDTITLGGGCYWCVEAVYENLNGVKSVVSGFSGGKTTNPSYEEVSTGKTGFAEVVQITYDKNITNLDEIFKVFFTVHDPTTLNRQGADVGSQYRSVIFYKNEEQKNAANNIINALKKAKVYNDPIVTAVEPFTKFYKAEDYHQNYYDNNKNQPYCKMVIQPKIEKFEKVFKDKLKKK; encoded by the coding sequence ATGAAAAATACAATTTTAATTAGCCTTTTGATTCTATCATTTAATAGCTTTGGACAAACAAAAAAGCAATCCAACTACGACACTATTACACTTGGCGGAGGTTGCTATTGGTGTGTAGAAGCCGTTTATGAAAACTTAAATGGGGTAAAATCTGTTGTATCTGGATTTTCAGGAGGAAAAACTACAAATCCAAGTTATGAAGAAGTCTCAACAGGAAAAACTGGTTTTGCTGAAGTAGTTCAGATCACTTATGACAAAAACATAACAAACCTAGATGAGATTTTTAAAGTTTTTTTTACCGTACATGATCCCACAACATTAAACAGACAAGGTGCAGATGTAGGAAGTCAATATCGCTCTGTTATTTTTTACAAAAATGAAGAACAAAAAAATGCTGCAAATAACATTATAAACGCTTTAAAAAAAGCAAAAGTATATAATGATCCTATTGTTACCGCTGTAGAACCATTTACAAAGTTTTACAAAGCCGAAGACTATCATCAAAATTATTATGATAATAACAAAAACCAACCTTATTGTAAAATGGTTATTCAGCCAAAAATAGAAAAGTTTGAAAAAGTTTTTAAAGACAAATTAAAAAAGAAGTAA